The Spirosoma radiotolerans genome has a window encoding:
- a CDS encoding ABC transporter permease, translated as MKPTPLPPRWATRLLHWFCAPHRLDELEGDLDELFQERVKLVGLHQARRRYVRDVFSLMRPWIIDRPSTEYATSDYPTLYFLHPDMIRNYFTVAWRNLIRNKAFSAINLLGLALGMACSLLIMLWVQDERSVDSFHANGKSLYQIYERQHFDGKVYASYFTQGLLADELKRTIPEVQYATAMESNYPTTFSVGERIIKMEGTFAGADFFTMFSYPFLQGTAATALRSPGGIAISRKMAEAFFGSAEKAIGQSIRAENKVDLLVTAVFENLPANSSQQFDFLRTWVDFEKDNDWAKTWTSTDPMTYVQLRTDRMGKPIDQARVDAKIKDFIYKYVPKTKGFLVELGLQPYPEKYLHSNFKEGYLDGGRIEYVRLFSIVAVFILLIACINFMNLATARSTKRAKEVGVRKVVGAARSALIGQFVGEAMLLTSFSIIIAVVLVALLLPAFNTLTGKMLVLPVTSPAFWATLLGLLLLTGFVAGSYPALFLSSLNPIRVLKGSLRFSAGAAFFRQGLVVFQFGLSIMLIVGTIVIYRQMNYVQTKNLGYNRENLLYIPVEGDLPQKYDLFKEEISALPGILTVSRMRESPTALGHHVDDIGWTGKDPNLRTTFANTAVGYDFVKTLKLTLKDGRDFSKDFGTDTLGFLINETALAKIGYKNPIGKPLDWGGNKGHIIGVLKDFHFNSMRQAIEPLIIRLDRRPQWGTILVRAEAGKTQEAIASLEKVCKELNPLTPFTYQFSDQEYAKLYRSEQVVSQLATYFAILAIFISCLGLFGLAAFTAEQRTKEIGVRKVLGASVTSVVALLSRDFLKLVLIAIVIASPLAWYAMNQWLESFMYKIDLSWWMFALAGLLAVGIALLTVSFQSIKAALINPVKSLRSE; from the coding sequence ATGAAGCCAACCCCCCTCCCACCGCGCTGGGCCACCCGCCTGCTGCACTGGTTCTGCGCTCCCCATCGGCTGGACGAACTGGAAGGCGACCTCGACGAGCTGTTCCAGGAACGGGTCAAATTGGTGGGGCTGCACCAGGCGCGCCGACGCTACGTGCGCGATGTGTTTAGCCTGATGCGGCCCTGGATTATTGATCGTCCCTCTACTGAATATGCAACGTCGGATTACCCGACCCTTTACTTTCTTCATCCTGACATGATACGCAATTATTTCACCGTTGCCTGGCGCAACCTGATTCGCAACAAAGCCTTTTCGGCCATTAACCTTCTGGGGCTTGCGCTGGGAATGGCATGCAGCCTGCTCATTATGCTATGGGTGCAGGACGAACGTAGCGTAGACAGCTTTCATGCAAATGGTAAAAGCCTGTACCAGATCTATGAGCGTCAGCATTTCGATGGAAAAGTCTACGCCAGTTACTTTACTCAGGGCTTGCTGGCCGACGAACTCAAACGGACTATTCCTGAGGTGCAGTATGCTACGGCTATGGAGTCCAATTATCCCACCACATTTTCGGTAGGAGAAAGGATCATTAAAATGGAAGGGACGTTTGCAGGAGCCGATTTCTTTACCATGTTCAGTTATCCTTTTTTGCAGGGAACAGCCGCAACGGCGCTGCGTAGTCCGGGCGGCATTGCGATCTCCCGCAAAATGGCCGAAGCCTTCTTCGGGAGTGCAGAAAAAGCAATTGGCCAGTCGATTCGTGCCGAGAACAAAGTCGATTTATTGGTGACAGCCGTATTTGAGAACCTACCGGCCAACTCATCGCAGCAGTTTGATTTTCTGCGAACGTGGGTTGATTTCGAGAAAGACAATGATTGGGCCAAAACCTGGACTAGTACGGACCCGATGACGTATGTACAGTTGCGGACAGACCGAATGGGCAAACCCATTGACCAGGCCCGTGTGGATGCCAAAATCAAAGATTTCATTTATAAATATGTGCCAAAAACGAAGGGTTTTCTGGTAGAATTAGGCCTGCAGCCCTATCCCGAAAAATACCTGCATTCGAACTTTAAAGAGGGTTATCTCGACGGGGGCCGGATCGAGTATGTACGACTGTTTAGCATCGTCGCCGTATTTATTCTGCTGATTGCCTGCATCAATTTTATGAACCTGGCCACGGCCCGCTCCACCAAACGAGCCAAAGAAGTGGGCGTTCGGAAAGTAGTTGGCGCGGCTCGTTCGGCCTTGATCGGCCAGTTTGTAGGCGAGGCTATGCTGCTCACGTCCTTTTCCATCATCATTGCGGTTGTGCTGGTGGCCTTACTTTTGCCAGCCTTCAACACCCTGACCGGCAAAATGCTCGTTCTACCGGTTACTAGTCCGGCATTCTGGGCTACGTTACTGGGTTTACTCCTGCTGACGGGCTTCGTGGCCGGCAGTTATCCCGCCCTCTTCCTGTCATCGCTAAACCCGATTCGGGTGCTAAAAGGGAGCCTGCGGTTTAGCGCCGGAGCGGCCTTTTTCCGTCAGGGTTTAGTCGTCTTTCAGTTCGGACTGTCGATCATGCTGATTGTCGGTACGATTGTAATCTACCGCCAAATGAACTACGTCCAAACGAAGAATCTGGGCTATAATCGCGAAAACCTGCTTTATATCCCGGTTGAAGGCGATTTACCACAGAAGTACGATTTATTCAAAGAAGAAATCAGTGCCTTACCCGGCATTCTGACTGTTTCCCGGATGCGGGAATCGCCAACCGCGCTTGGCCACCACGTTGATGATATCGGATGGACCGGTAAAGACCCGAACCTGCGAACAACGTTCGCCAATACGGCTGTTGGTTATGATTTTGTCAAGACACTGAAGTTGACCTTGAAGGATGGCCGCGACTTCTCGAAAGACTTTGGAACGGATACCCTCGGCTTCCTCATCAACGAAACGGCCCTGGCCAAAATTGGATATAAAAACCCAATAGGCAAACCTCTCGATTGGGGTGGGAATAAGGGACACATCATTGGTGTCCTGAAAGATTTTCATTTTAATTCGATGCGGCAGGCCATCGAACCGCTCATTATCCGACTGGATAGACGTCCACAGTGGGGCACCATTCTGGTCCGCGCCGAAGCGGGCAAGACCCAGGAAGCCATTGCGAGTCTGGAGAAAGTATGTAAAGAATTGAATCCACTCACCCCCTTCACCTATCAGTTCTCGGATCAGGAATACGCTAAACTGTACCGAAGCGAACAGGTCGTCAGTCAACTGGCTACTTACTTTGCCATACTGGCCATTTTCATTTCGTGCCTGGGTCTGTTTGGCTTAGCGGCCTTCACGGCTGAACAGCGGACCAAAGAGATTGGGGTTCGGAAGGTGCTCGGCGCATCGGTTACCAGCGTAGTGGCCCTACTTTCCAGAGACTTCCTCAAACTGGTCCTGATCGCCATTGTCATTGCCTCTCCCCTGGCCTGGTATGCCATGAATCAGTGGCTGGAGAGCTTCATGTACAAAATTGACCTTTCGTGGTGGATGTTTGCGTTAGCAGGTCTGCTGGCGGTGGGTATCGCGCTACTAACCGTGAGCTTCCAGAGTATCAAAGCCGCCCTGATAAATCCGGTCAAGAGCCTGCGCTCAGAATAA
- a CDS encoding PadR family transcriptional regulator encodes MKRAFLGEFEEIVLLTVAVLDEGAYGVTITQEIEQKTGRSVGFSTVHTTLQRLAEKGFLTSTMGGATAERGGRRKRFFAVTATGRRALQEVKQIREELWGALPPQTLQLMGN; translated from the coding sequence ATGAAACGGGCTTTTTTGGGAGAGTTTGAAGAAATTGTTCTGCTCACCGTTGCGGTGCTGGATGAAGGTGCTTACGGCGTTACCATCACCCAGGAGATTGAGCAAAAAACGGGGCGCTCCGTTGGTTTCAGTACGGTCCATACGACGCTGCAACGCCTGGCCGAAAAAGGCTTTCTGACGTCGACCATGGGCGGGGCTACGGCAGAGCGTGGTGGTCGTCGAAAACGTTTTTTTGCCGTTACGGCAACCGGACGTAGAGCCTTGCAGGAGGTCAAGCAAATCCGGGAGGAGTTGTGGGGCGCCTTACCTCCCCAAACATTACAACTGATGGGCAATTGA